A segment of the Colletotrichum destructivum chromosome 3, complete sequence genome:
ggggtgggggagtACACATACCGTGACATACGCGACCGACATCTTCTGTGTTCGTGGGGTATCGAATAGCCCAATGGTCCATCTTCACCTTGGACTGACCATCCTGGGTCTTCCATAACGTGTCCATAAGGATATTGGTGGCACTCTCAGCCGGTGTGTGGGCTTTCCCGTAGAGAACAGGAACTCGaaggacgaggccaagaccTTCGAGGCCGGCCGCCTTGTATTCCTCCAAGACGGCGAGTTCGCCGTCCAGCTTGGTCTGGCCGTAGAGATTGGTCGGCCCAGTCGGTGCGTCTGCCTCGTAGGGTGCCTCTCCGGGCTTACCGGAGAAGACGTAGTCCGTCGATATGTAGATAAGCAGGGTGGAACGAGCAGCACAGAGGTTGGCAAGCGACTTGGTGGCTGCGACGTTCAGCGCCCTGGCAGCATCCGGGTCGCTGTCCACCTTGTCGGGGAACCTCTGGGCGGCGCCTGTTAACCATCACCAATAAGTCAATCACGTATGAAAAGAGAACAAGATCCAAATAGAAGCAAACGGTGGAGACAAACAGTGTACGACTACTTGGGGCCTAAGGTGATCTGTTAGTCCTGACTGCTGTGGTATGTTGgaggtgagggtgaggggACGGGCCGACTCACTTGGACTCGTCGAGAAACTTCTCAACCTCCGAAGTTTTGCTCAGGTCGACTTTGAAGACGGAAACTCCATCGGCGCGGGAGAATCCGGTACCCTTGACGTTCCAACTCCGGAGTTCGAAAGCTCTAGCTACCTGTCGTCCGAGAAGACCGGTGGCACCGGTCACGACAACGTTCTTGCCCGCCATGTCTGGAAATGCAAAGAGAACTTTGATGTGTTTTGCTAAGTAAAATTGCAGAAGCAGCCTGGTCTTCTATCGCTTTCGGTTTAAAAAATGCGGTCCCGCtggtaaggtaaggtaaggtaggtagaaTAGTCACTGATGAGGCTCGTTCAGTGACACCTGATGGAAAGCTCTGGTCACTCAGCTACCCCGCGGTGGGGCTAGCCATTCAGTTGCGCAAACTCAATTGGGTCAATACCCGGATAGCTACATCATTCTCTCATAATGCATATGATTgacagagacagacaggTATTTCCATTCACCCTTCCAAACCTTCACATCCCAACACCAAGCCGCAGCATCGTAGGGGCAGCGCATTGTGGCTTCACTCCCCTTTCATCGGATGAACTTTTTCGAAGCATGCAGCATCGCGGCTAGTTCCGCCAGACTCCTTCCGGACCGCGACACCCCAAGCTGACATACCGCGATGCAAAAATTCCAGGCTAAGCTTCGCGTTCCAACGACGAAAGTGTCCAAGAAAACCGACTCGTCGCCAGGAATTGCTCCAATCTCCCAATTTGAAAAGTCGCCCGCCATTAGACATGCGGCTGCGTGGCCACACGCTCACAATGGCAAGGGGGGCACACGGCTTTTTCCAGCGACGATTCGAGCTTCAACGCTAGGCATTCGACTCGCCGTTTCGCCCATGTCCACGGATCCCTGGATTGGGGGCTGAGAATACCGCAATTCTTCAGGAATCGAGTCATGACTTACTCGACCGGATGTATCCTTACCGCTGGGGCTTCGCTTCTGCAATGCCATAAATGGGCATACAAAAAGCACTGTCGCTTTTCGCCCACCTTTCGATCAGAAAATCTCCGGCCGGCCAGGGTGGGCGACGTAACCCTCCGTGACAAGCGGAACCCTCGAGGGGTGGGGTTTCTCTGAGGTGCGTTTGTCGGTCCTGGTGAGGATTTGCTTGAGGTGGAAAGAGGCATGCACAGGGAGGTCCTCGCCAAGTCTCACATGATCGACGGAACCATCGTCTCTTCAAGGATGGCTTGCGCAATGGACTCCGACGGAAGGGGGCTACGCATCTTTTCCGTTCGAAGGGAGGGAACTTGGGAGCTAGGCGTCCTCTCCCTTGCCGACACAAGACGTCTCGGTCGGCCCCATCAGGTACGATCGCACCTGGAGACGGCACGAGGACGATGGTTTTCCAGGCCTGCATCCTCGCGCCAGAAAATGGCGCACCTCCGCGACTCGGCCGGGCATACTTGTTTCTACTGGATCCTCTCCGCTCCGGAAGCAATTGATAATTGCTATCCAAGCACCGACGAACTACCGACTGTCTGGGCAAAGCATCACTTGGAACCCGCCCTTGTCCAGTTGGCAAACGCCAGGTCACCAGGGAATCCCGCGTGGCGACGGGACGTTGCCATGTCTGTGAGTATGCGCTAAGAAGCAGGCGAGCGAGCCGTTCTGCTTTTTTACCCCTTTTCTCTATTCAAACTTGTGCAGGcccactgctgctgcttgatCCTTTTCGGATGCTACACTAGAACCACCATGCTTCGGAGCCTTACCTATAGAGCTCGTCAAGAACCCACGGACGAAGGGGTGCGGGCACGCGGGTCTCTTGATGCGGCGGGGAAAATGCGAGCTGTGTAGATAGGTGTACGGGTGCCATGTGTAGTATTGCTCCTCTACCGGGTGGGTATCGTACGTCTGTCGTCTCTGTGTCTATTTGTTCTAAAGAAAATTTATGTTTCGCCGCCGTGACATCGGTTGCTACGTCGTCTAATACGACGTCTCAATCCAACGCAATCCCGGGTGAAGGAAAGAGGGGCCGGCCCTTTGATTTGTTTTTGTCGCTCGCGAGCAACTTCCGCGTCCGGCCCAACATTGAACGGCAAGCCGCTCCGCCATGTTCATGCATGCATGTATATGTACAGGTATATCGAAACGTCGTCAGAGGGTGAGGGATAGTGAGCATGGAGAACCAAAGAAGTGCCAGTCCTCTTTCCAGTGCTCAGAAGCTCCCCGAGCTGGTGGTTGAATACAGTTTCGCTTCGTAGTTTCCGCGGCCGGGAGCCTCGTCCCTCCCCATGGGCTCCCCCTTACCCCCACGAGGGGTCGAGTCACGCTTGTCGTCGTAGACGACGTTGACCTCGGTTGTGCGCATGATGCCGTCGTACGTCatgatctcctcctcgctcgtcgtcggcgagtGCGACCGGATCTCGGACCGGCCCTTCATGCTCTTGAGTTGGAACGTGTCggcgtgatggtggtggtgatgcgACGCGGCGCGGCCGCGAGTCGctgtggccgtggccgtggccgtcgtgCGGGACTTCCTGGTCGGGTCGCCGCTTTGGCCGTAGCCGTAGCGGGGGTTGGAGGAGCTCTTGAGCGAGGCGAAGAACTTGGGGAACCagcggaggaagaggccgcgcagggccggcgccgaggcggcaATGATGGCAAGGTTCGTCTCGACGGCCGAGTAGGTGAAGCGGATGTCGTACGTTGGGTCTTGCTCGTTGATGTGGTACGAGACCTCGATCAGCCACGCGAGGCGGAGCACGCTGATGGCGGTGACGCTGGGAGGTTGTGAGAAAAGTGTGTGCGGAGGAAACGTGACAGTTCGCGCGTTTGACTTACACGGCTCCaagggcgaagacggcgagcaACGCTATCTTGACCCGGATCTGCATCTTTAGTCCGAGGAAGATCCAGAAGGGCagggcgagggccaggaCATCAGTGAAGATGGTCAGAGACGCGGTGCTGACGTAGAAGGCGCCCATATCAATACACTTGCCCTCGGTCGGTGGATTGCGGCCCGCCTTCTCCCAGAAGTAGCTGATGGGTTGGCACTGGAAGACGACGGTTGTGAAGATGGCGATCATGAGCGCAATGTTGAAGACGTTGAGCCCGATGATGGTGTATCGGATCGACCGCTTTTGCCCGCTCAAGCGCAGCAGGAACATCAACACCGACGTCTTGACTAGTGCAAGGATCGGGTTGTACAGCAGCTGGATGATGTAGTTCCACAGGCTGCCAAGCCGACTGTCGGCCTCCATGGGAATGTCGTAGACGTGGACACCAAGGAAGGCATATCGCATGCCCATGTAGGATGCtgccgtctcggcgacggacTCCGCCTGAAGGTATCGTGGTGagcaaccaaccaacccgTGTTCGAATGGGGTTTCAATGCTCGCGCAACGAGCTTACTTACCATTGCAAAACATATCAACCCGTCGTCTGTCGGGGTTACCTGGTTAGCAATCCACGTTGATCTGGACGGGGTGATCTGCCCTGCACCCTGGGTCTGTGTCTTTTGATAAGTAAGATTTTGCGGATCACTCACCCCAGCCAAATTGCTTCGTGCTGACTCGACTGTACACCCGCAGGGCCACGACAatgagggcgatggcggggaagaagaagagcacAAAGAAACCGATGTGTTGGAGATGCGAGTACGGGTACGGGTAATCGTTCGATatgggcggcagcggaggAGGGGTGCTGGAGGGATCGACGTCCCTCTGCTGGCTGTACTGCGCCGCGTGGACTAGAGCCGCGATAGCCTGCGACATGTTGGCTCCGAATCCCCCTCGATCGATGTTGTTGTGTTCAGTCAAATGCCGACAGAgctctcctcgagctcgactgAGCCTTGACTGGCAGGTCGAGGGGGGTCGGCTACTTGAGACGGGGGCGCGGAAAACAGCTCAACAGGAAAGATTGGGAACAGGAGTCGGTTCTATATGCCATTGCCACCCCCCCTGGAGTAAGACTGCGGGTTActgggaagggggaaggtCTTTTTCTCTTGTCTTGTAACGAAAACGAACTgcaagccggcgccgagatacagagagagggagggaaaggcAGAGAGATTGGCACGATGTCTAACTGGGAATGGTCAATCTCTCTGCTTCCTCTTGCAGCGGACAGGGCTTAGGCAGAGAGACGAACGGAACAGCGGCAGTCGAGACCTCTGGGTGACATTTGCCTCTGAACAGCTACCTGTAGCGCCCGAGATTCCAAAACAGATCTTGTTACCAGCCATGTGGGCGCGGCCATGGAAGAACTGGATCTCGGTAGGACGACGTGGTAACCCTACACGCCACGGACTTCCACTCGTCCCCCTTGTTACCTGCTGCTTGATATCTAGCAAGGGTTTCTCGTATGTACTCGGGGGAGTCGGGGGAGCGTAAGGTCCTTGGCCGAAGGTGTGAGGAGGGCCCGAGGGTTTGGCCGTCCTCCGTACCTTACGTCCCACCGTCGATCAAGTTGGCAATTTTGGGTACATCCACGGTGACCTGGAGAGACACTCTCAACGGTCCGACACAATCGTTTGACACTTGCATCCGTTGACACCATTGGGCATCAGTGGCGTAAGAAGGGAGTTGCCGTCCCATGCCCATCCCgctccctcctctcttcaTCTCTAACAGCTTCTGACGCGGTGGGCAAACGGGTAGCGGGCTCAGGTCCGTGAGATCCCGTCAACAAGCTTACTTTGAGAAAGATGGAGATTGAGGAGGAGAAGTCGGCCAGGAGCAAGAAGGGGGGGCAGAGGGAGGCCGAATGTACCCCGTCGTGATGCCCAAGGAGGAAAGGAAGCCGAACTCGTTCGCGTCTGGCCCCGCTGCACCTCTACGCCCTGCGGCTGGTCAGCCGATTCAAAAGGCGACTGACGCTGTAGCGGCCTGCAGGGTTGGGAGCTGGATGGTTGCGAGGAAGGGCGAGATCGCGGGCGCCATCTGGAGCCCAGGTATCCGGGGCTTGTCTCTCTGGGAGAGTGGTGAATTCTGGAAAATCGAACGATGTGCTCCGTCTATCTGATTCGTGGGGCGGAACCGGGGGTGGTTTCCTCTTAAAGTACGAATAGGTGCGGAGTAGtccgtacagagtacatGGACGTGCTCGTATAAGTCAGTAGCGTGCCcatgtaggtaggtactcgTCGGGGCAGTGGCCGATAACCCACCTTTCCAGGCCGGGATCCGGGACGGATGTACACTCCGCCGGGGCTCCGCAGCGGGTTCGGGCTAGGTGAAACCCCATTCCCGCATAGGTGGACACCTGTCTAGGTACCTACCGCTAGTATCGTActatgtaggtaggtactttTACTAGCGCAGCTGTGGCCGGAGTGCAGTGGCTTGTCACTTGAGCGAGTTGCTGAGTTGGGCCTGCATGAGAATAGGGGTTTCCACCGCACTcggtcctcgtcttcgtccatgTGCGTACGATATGGCCGAAGTCGATGGACTCTTTCAGGGTTCACATGTGAGCCCTCTGGCCATGGATGGAGATGAAGAGACAGAGAACTGGCTAGACTTTCAAGAATACGACGGATACTTtcttggggagggggggtcgCTGTCATTTCTGTTTTGTGACGAATTCTCTCGGGAATTGTATGCATGCCGCAATGCGGCGCAGCTGGCCTGCAAatgagagaagaagaagaatgaaaaaggaaagaaaagagaggcTGAGAAGAGAATGGAACCATGTCTACCACGTTGGCGCGAAGAAAAACGCGATGCAGGTCTGCGAGTCGGGAATTTACGACTGCCGTGCCGTCAGTCTGTATTTGCCGCACCACTGCCGCCGTAGCGTGCTCGGAATCTGTCTGGCGAGGGTTTTTGTTACTATGTCCAGACGTCCGTCTGTCCTTTGTGAGATGATGTTCGACATGTCTGTTCGCACACGTCCATCACCAGCAGCAATTACCCCATGGAAAGACGGTTTCGAACCCATGACGAACAGCCCGATCAGGTCAACAGCACTTTGAGATCAGAGCCTACTATGTAGGTAAGCAAATCGAGGTGTCCACTGTACTGGACGATCAATTAGAGGGAACATGGTCCGGCAGGATTTGCAAAAATCCACCGGGGCCGAAAGTACATGAAATCGCCCCTCAATCCAACATCTTACGCGGGACAGGGATCGATACCCCCGGCCACCCACTCGCTCAGTCTCTTTCCATGGCATGAGGACGACAGCCAGCTCATCTTACCGTCTGGCAGGCTTGTGCATTCTTTTTTGTTGCAACCGTCCTGCCCATTGCCTCTTCCGTGATGTGGGCGCAAAACGCAACACACATAAACATATACAAACTCTCTCCAGTGTCGTCAAGAGAGCAATAAGCTTTTTTTTCGTCTCAAAAGGATATGTAGGCAACGGATGACGGGTGCCCCCCTCGTGAACTCAAAAACACCGGGGGAGCAAAACGAAACAGCCGGTTCGCACAGAGCAGCATGGAGAA
Coding sequences within it:
- a CDS encoding Putative dTDP-4-dehydrorhamnose reductase family, rmlD-like substrate binding protein, which encodes MAGKNVVVTGATGLLGRQVARAFELRSWNVKGTGFSRADGVSVFKVDLSKTSEVEKFLDESKPQVVVHCAAQRFPDKVDSDPDAARALNVAATKSLANLCAARSTLLIYISTDYVFSGKPGEAPYEADAPTGPTNLYGQTKLDGELAVLEEYKAAGLEGLGLVLRVPVLYGKAHTPAESATNILMDTLWKTQDGQSKVKMDHWAIRYPTNTEDVGRVCHDIAGKYLEASDRSSMPKVLQFSSEDKMTKYEICQTFADIMGLPMDGIIANTEGNDPNASVQRPYDCHLSTRALKDLGIDVSTNDFIGWWRREVHAFRH